The genomic window GGCGTGCACGTCACCGGTCAGCACCACCGGGTTGCGGACACGAGCGTCCACCCAGCCGCGGGTGATCCGGTCCCGGGAGCCCTGGTAACCGTCCCACGAGTCCATGCTCAGCACCTTCTGCGGTCCGGCGTTGTTGTCCCGCTGCCCGAAGAAGACCTGCTGGCCGAGGACGTCCCAGCGGGCGGTGGAGCGGCGGAAACCGTCGAGCAGCCAGGACTCCTGTTCGGCACCGGTGATGCTGCGCGCCGGGTCGTAAGCGGCCGGGCAGTCCTTGTATCCGTCACCGCAGCCCTGGTCGTCCCGGTACTGCCGGGTGTCGAGCATGTGGAAGGTGGCCAGCCGGCCCCAGTGCAGCCGACGGTAAAGCTGCATGTCGAGGCCGTTCGGGATCGACGAGCGGCGCAACGGCATGTTCTCCCAGTACGCCTGGAACGCCGCGGCCCGGCGGGTGACGAAGTTCGGATCGGGCTGTTCCGGCACCTCGTCGGCCCAGTTGTTCTCGGTCTCGTGGTCGTCCCAGACCACCGCCCACGGTGCGACCGCGTGTGCCGCCTGAAGATCCGGATCGGTCTTGTACTGGGCGTGCCGCTGCCGATAGTTCGCCAGCGTCACGGTTTCCGGGCCCTCGTGATCACGCGGGTTACCGCCGGGGATGGTGTAGGTGTCCGGCGCGTATTCGTACTGGTAATCGCCGAGGTGCAGGATCAGTTCCGGTTCGTCCTCGGCCAGCCGGCGGTAAGCGGTGAAGTAACCGTGTTCGTACTGGGAGCACGAGACGAACGACATCGCCAGAGCCCCGGGGGTCGACCAGCGGGCGGGCGCGGTCCGGGTCCGGCCCACCGGCGAGGTCCAGTGCTCGGCGCGGAAGCGGTAGAAGAACTCGCGCCCGGGAGCGAGCCCGTCCAGTTCGACGTGCACGGCGTGCGCACGACTCGGCCGGGCTGTGGTGATCCCGCGCCGGATCACCCGCCGGAACCGCTCGTCGTCGGCGATCTCCCAGGTCACCGGCACGTTCCGGGACGGCATGCCACCGAGCCCGTCCGCGGCCAGGGGCACCGGGGCGAGCCGGGTCCAGAGCACGAATCCGTCCGGGGACGGGTCTCCGGAGGCGACGCCCAGGGTGAACGGGTCTCCGGACAGCGGTCCTCGGGCGGGAGTGGTGGCGCCGGTCAGCGGGATCACAGCGGCCGAGGCCAGCAGAGTGCGACGCGATATCGACATGCATCGAAGGGTTGGCGATCCGGGTGAACATCGTCTGGTCAAACGGTGACGCGATGTGCTCCGGTATAGATGTTCATCTTCGGTTCGCGGAGGAACCCGACAAGTGTCATCCCGGATTCCTCGGCCAGCTCCACCGCCAGGGTGCTGGGTGCGGAGACCGCCGCCAGCAGCGGCAACCCGGCCATCCACGCCTTCTGGACCAGTTCGAAACTGGCCCGGCCGGAGACCAGCAGCACGTTCCCGGACAGCGGCAGGCGGCCTTCCCGCAGCGCCCACCCGAGCACCTTGTCGACCGCGTTGTGCCGGCCCACGTCCTCCCGCAGCACCAGCAACTCACCGTCCGTGGTGAAAAGGCCGGCGGCGTGCAGGCCGCCGGTGCGGTCGAAGGTCCGCTGGGCGGCCCGCAGCTTCGTGGGCAGTTCCGTCAGGGTCTTGGCGGCGACCTCCAGCGGGAACCCGGCCACGTCGAAACGCGACTTGGTCCGCACTGCGTCGATGCTGGCCTTGCCGCAGACCCCGCACGAACTGGTGGTGTAGAAGTTCCGAGTCGGGTCGGTGACCGGCGGCGGCACGCTCGGATCGAGCACGACGTCCACCACGTTGTAGGTGTTCGGAGTGTCCGTCCCGGCGCACAGTTGTGCCGTGGTCACGTCCGTGGCCTGGCTGATCACGCCTTCGCTGAGCAGGAAACCCATCGCCAGGTCGATGTCGTGCCCGGGGGTGCGCATGGTGACGGCGAGCGGCTTCTTGCGCACCCGGATCTCCAGCGGCTCCTCGGCCGCGAGGTGATCCTGGCGACTCCGGGAGCCGGCGGGCGCGCTGACATCGATGGTGACCACCGTGCGGCGGCCGGTGCTCCGAGCCATGGCCGGAGCTTACGTCCTGCTCCCGGCATCGTCCCGGCCCGATCGGCGAGGGCTCGGCCGCCGGTCCCCCGAAGGCGTCGAACCGAGCGCGTGGTCACGCTTGCCACGCACTCGGGATACGGTACTCACGTGGGGGGATTCGCGGCGGTGGTCTTGGCCGGTGGTGCGGCACGGCGGATGGGTGGTGCCGACAAACCGACGATGACGGTTGCCGGCCAGTCCATGCTCACCCGTGTCCTGGCGGCGGTGCATGACGCCGACCCTCGGATCGTGGTCGGGCGAATACCCGGCGACTTCCCCGTTCCTGTGCTCGTGACACGAGAACAACCGGCTGGTGGTGGCCCGGTGGCGGCTGCCGCGGCGGGGCTCGCGCTGGTCCCGGAGCGGGTCACCTACACCGCTCTGCTCGCCGCTGACCTGCCGTTGTTGACCGGTGAGGCGATCGACGTGCTGCGGCTCACCCTGGAGTCGGCGCCGATGGAGGGCGCGCTCTACCGGGACGCCGACGGCCACCTGCAACTGCTCTGTGGTGTCTGGCGGACGGCCGGCCTGCGGGCCGCCCTCACCCGGCTGGCCGAGGCGCGCGGCGGTCTGCACGGCGCACCGGTGCGGGCGCTGCTCGAACACTCCCGGGTCGCCGAGGTGTCGTGGCGCCGTCCGGGGCCGCCGCCGTGGTTCGACTGCGACACCGACGACGATCTGCGGACCGCTGAGGAATGGGCCAGATGAGCGAGTTGGACCAGTGGGTGGCGGAGATCACTGCCGAGCTCGGCCTGGACGGCGTTCAGGTGCCGACGACGGAGGTGCTCGACATGGCCCGTGACGTGGCACACAACGTTCTGCGGCCGGGGGCGCCGGTCTCGGCGTATGTTCTCGGGCTCGCGGTGGCCGCCGGTGCCGATCCGGTCGAGGCCGCCGCCAAGATCAGCGCGCTGGCGTTGCGTCGGTCCACGCTGGACTCGTAGGTCGCGAAAAGCTACCCGGCCCCGTACCCCCGCATGACCCGGGAACGCTCGATAGGGTGACGGGAACGGAGGTGCGCGATCATGACGGTAGAAGGCGCCGCGAGCGAGGCGTACGAAGGCGTGTTGCTCGAAGAGCCGACGACGGCCGACCTACGGGCCAAGGTCACCCAGGCATGGCGGGAGTTCGCCAGTGCCCTGGCCGGGCTGTTGCCGGGCCTGCAGCCGGGTTCCTACGTCGACCTCACCCTGGACCCCACCGCGTCCGGCACGGGCACGGCCGTCTACTCGGTCAGCATCCGGGTGCTGGCGGACGGTGTCGTCGAGGCGCTCGCGGTC from Actinoplanes derwentensis includes these protein-coding regions:
- a CDS encoding alkaline phosphatase D family protein, encoding MSISRRTLLASAAVIPLTGATTPARGPLSGDPFTLGVASGDPSPDGFVLWTRLAPVPLAADGLGGMPSRNVPVTWEIADDERFRRVIRRGITTARPSRAHAVHVELDGLAPGREFFYRFRAEHWTSPVGRTRTAPARWSTPGALAMSFVSCSQYEHGYFTAYRRLAEDEPELILHLGDYQYEYAPDTYTIPGGNPRDHEGPETVTLANYRQRHAQYKTDPDLQAAHAVAPWAVVWDDHETENNWADEVPEQPDPNFVTRRAAAFQAYWENMPLRRSSIPNGLDMQLYRRLHWGRLATFHMLDTRQYRDDQGCGDGYKDCPAAYDPARSITGAEQESWLLDGFRRSTARWDVLGQQVFFGQRDNNAGPQKVLSMDSWDGYQGSRDRITRGWVDARVRNPVVLTGDVHAHWADDLKLDWTDPTSRTVGTELVCSSITSGGDGADVASGNHSWAAWNPHLRFYNNQRGYVRTRITGGALTADFVVLPYVTEPGAAAHTRATFVIEDRVPGLQRIADAPTPSAGLRTAGPAEDTVRQETSRP
- the fdhD gene encoding formate dehydrogenase accessory sulfurtransferase FdhD; amino-acid sequence: MARSTGRRTVVTIDVSAPAGSRSRQDHLAAEEPLEIRVRKKPLAVTMRTPGHDIDLAMGFLLSEGVISQATDVTTAQLCAGTDTPNTYNVVDVVLDPSVPPPVTDPTRNFYTTSSCGVCGKASIDAVRTKSRFDVAGFPLEVAAKTLTELPTKLRAAQRTFDRTGGLHAAGLFTTDGELLVLREDVGRHNAVDKVLGWALREGRLPLSGNVLLVSGRASFELVQKAWMAGLPLLAAVSAPSTLAVELAEESGMTLVGFLREPKMNIYTGAHRVTV
- the mobA gene encoding molybdenum cofactor guanylyltransferase, yielding MVLAGGAARRMGGADKPTMTVAGQSMLTRVLAAVHDADPRIVVGRIPGDFPVPVLVTREQPAGGGPVAAAAAGLALVPERVTYTALLAADLPLLTGEAIDVLRLTLESAPMEGALYRDADGHLQLLCGVWRTAGLRAALTRLAEARGGLHGAPVRALLEHSRVAEVSWRRPGPPPWFDCDTDDDLRTAEEWAR
- a CDS encoding DUF6457 domain-containing protein gives rise to the protein MSELDQWVAEITAELGLDGVQVPTTEVLDMARDVAHNVLRPGAPVSAYVLGLAVAAGADPVEAAAKISALALRRSTLDS